The Brooklawnia cerclae nucleotide sequence TCGGGACCGGTGTACGGGTTCGCGGACCTACTGGAAGATCCCCAGGTCAAGCACAATGGCTCGTTCATCACCTACGACCACCCGACCGAGGGGACTGTGACCGTTCCTGGCTACCCGTATCAGTTCTCCGCGACGCCGCCTGAGGTGCGCAGGGGAGCCCCGCTGGTCGGCCAGCACACAACGGAGGTTCTCCGGGGGCTTGGCCGGTCCGAGACGGAGATCGAGGGCCTCCTCGGCGAGGGTGTGGTGGCCCAGGAGGAACTGTGAGTTCATACACGGGACTCACCTGGGATCACCCCCGTGGTTACCAGCCGCTCGTGGCCGCCGAGGAGGTGTGGCCGGGGCTGATCACCTGGCACACGCACTCTCTCGAGGGTTTCGAGTCCAAGCCCGTCTCAGAGCTGGCCAGCGCATACGACCTGCTCATGATCGATCACCCGCACGTCGGGGAAGCGAGCGCACAGAGGGCGCTCCTCCCCATGGACGAACTGATCGACCCGGAAACCCTGCGACGGCTTCGCGAGGACGCGGTGGGGGCCTCGTTCGATTCTTATGTGCTCGACGGGCACGTGTGGGCTCTGCCCGTGGACGCCGCTTGCCAGGTGGCGGCCCTGGCCCCAGGGCGCATGGACCCTCGCGAACTGCGCGCCTGGGCACTCCGGCCTCCCTCATGGCAGGTGTTGGCGGACGAATGCCAGCGGCCCAGCGGCCGGATGAGCCTGCCGCTGGCCGGCCCTCACGCGTTGCTCGCCTGGGCATCCGTCTGTCGATCCAGGGGGGTTCCCTTGGTGGACGCGAGGGGCTATGTGGCTCCGGAGTCGCTCGGCGTCGAGTGCCTGGAACTCCTGGCCCGGGTGGTCTCCTGCTGCGACGCGGAGGCCCTGTCGGACAATCCCATCGGGCTTCTGGATCGTGTGGCAAGGGGGTATCTGGACTACTGCCCGGCGGTCTTCGGCTATGTCACCTACGCGTGTCAGAACGACGTCGTCTTCCTCGATGCGCCGAGGTGGAGCGACCTGTCGTGCAGCGGATCCACTCTAGGAGGTGTCGGCGTGGCCATCAGCAGCCGCGTGACGGATCCTAGTGCCCTTGTCGACTATGTCTTGTGGCTCACCAGCGAGGCGGCGCAACGCACGTTCCTGCCCGACCACGGCGGTCAGCCTATGAGGGAGTCGGCCTGGGGGGACGAGCGGGTGAACGACCTGAGCAACGACTTTTATTCAGGGACACTTCGAACGTGCCGATCTGCCTGGGTCCGTCCGCGCTGGGCTGGGTTCAGCCCCGTGCAAGAAAGAGCGTCTGCCGAAGTGAGAGCGTATTTGATGGCAGGAGGGGACGTAAGGGCGACCGTGCGTGGGGTCAGGGATCTCCTGCTTGACGGTTCCCGCACGATATCAGGCGGTCGGCGGCCCAGCGGGCGCGCCGCACAAGGGGTTCGGGAGGCGGATCGATAGTGCGGTTCTGTGGCTCAGGACAGGTACCACTTGACGAGTTCAGCGCGTGGCTGGGAAGTCGCGACGGCGTCCGGTTCGATTCGTACGAGCGGTTGTGGCAGTGGTCGGTGGACGATGTGGAGCGGTTCTGGGCGCGTCTCGTGGAGTTTTACGAATTGCCCCTTCGAGGGGATCTCGGAAAGGTCCGTACCGCCGGGGCCATGCCGCGATGTGTGTGGTTTCCGGATGCGTACATCAATTGGGCGGAGGTGATTCTGACCCCGGCCGTGGATCAGCGGATGAAAGACCGGCCTGCAATCATCGGATATGACGAGAACCTGACCAACTCGGTGCTGACGTGGGCACAACTGAGCCAGCAGGTCGCGTCGTTGGCCGCTGCCCTGCGTGACCTGGGCGTGGCCAAGGGCGATGTCGTCGCAGGTGTCCTCACCAACTGCCCCGAGACGGTCGTCTCGTTGTTGGCCACCGCCTGCATCGGAGCAGTGTGGGCGGTCTGTTCACCCGAATACGGATACCAGGGTGTCGTGAACCGGATGGGACAGCTGTCCCCGAAGGTGCTGATCGGGGTCGACGCCTATGAGTACGGCGGGCATCGTTGGGACCAGCGCGGCCAACTTGAGCGTGTAGCGGACGCGTTGCCCAGCTTGCGGACCAAGATCGTCGTTTCCCGGACGGGGAACGACACCTCATGGGAAGGGTGGTCCCGTTTCACGGATCTGGTGACGGACCTCGCGTCTCCTTGCTATGCAAACACGGCGTTCAATGATCCCCTGTGGGTCCTGTTCACCTCCGGGACCAGCGGACAGCCGAAGGGAATAGTCCACACTCATGGCGGAATGGTTCTTGAGGGACTGAAGACAAACAGCCTTCATCGTGGGCTCACGCCGGGTGATCGCTACTATGCGGCGGGGAACACGTCGTGGGTCATCTGGAACCAGTTGGTGCTCTCGATGCTGACTGGCGCGACCATTGTCACGTATGACGGATCGCCGAAATACCCCGATGTGTTGCGCCACTTCGAGGTCCTTCACCGGGCGGAAGCAACGGCGTTCTTTGTCGGTTCCGCCTACCTTCACCTCGTGTACGAGGAGGGCGTTCACCCGGCGCGACAATACGGCAGAGGGACGCTGAGCCAGGTGTTCACCAGCGGGTCGGTGTTCCGCCCCGCAGCGTGGAGGTGGCTCCAGGCCGGGTTCGGGGATGATGTGCGAGTGACGTCCGAATCCGGTGGAACGGAAGTGGCTTCGGCGTTCATCGGGCCTAATGCCTGGACGAGGCCGAGACCGGGTGTGATCGACGGCCCGATGCTTGCCACCGACGTCCAGGTGTGGGACGACTCCGGACGCCAGATCCGGGATCGTATGGGAGAACTCGTCATCGTCCAGGCGATGCCGTCCATGCCGGTGGAACTGTGGGGCGACGAGGACGGCACGGCCTACCTCTCGACCTATTTCTCCCGGTTTCCCGGGACATGGCTCCATGGCGACTGGGCCACGCGGTACTCCCATGGAGGTTTCGTGGTCCACGGCCGCTCGGATGCCACCTTGAACAAGAACGGCGTGCGTGTCGGAACCGCGGAGGTCTACAACGCCTTGACACGCGTCCGTGAGATTCGGGACTCCCTGATCGTCGGAATCGAGCTCGAGGACGGTGAGTACTTCATGCCACTGTTCGTGGCCTTGGCCGCCGGGTCCGAGTGGTCAGAGGGGCTATTCGAGGAGGTGACCACAAGAATCCGGGCCGATGCCTCTCATCACCATCTTCCCGACGTGGTGGTTCCCGTCCCCGCCATCCCTGTCGGCAAGACGGGCAAGAAGCTGGACATCCTGGTGAAGAGAATCCTGCTCGGTCGGGTCCACCGTGGTGACGCGGTGTGCGAGTCGGCTTCGGATCCGGATGACCTTGATTGGTTCTTCGGCTTCGCGTCGAGGCTTCGTTCCGGCTGGCGGCCTTCCGGCTGTTTCCAAGAGGTCCCATCTGCTCGGGGCTGACACGGACTGCCGCTCGTTCGTGTGCCATGTCGTGGGTCGACGCCAGACGTGATGTCGACCTGCAGGCGGTGCGGGTGCACGGCAGAACCGTAGTCCTTCGATCGATAGGTAGCGCTAACAATCAGGATTGTTAGCGCTACCGCAACATAGGCGACGCACTCCGTCGATAGCAATGGAGCTGAACATGATCAACCAACAGGCAGACCTTCCGTCCAGTG carries:
- a CDS encoding carbohydrate ABC transporter substrate-binding protein; protein product: MSSYTGLTWDHPRGYQPLVAAEEVWPGLITWHTHSLEGFESKPVSELASAYDLLMIDHPHVGEASAQRALLPMDELIDPETLRRLREDAVGASFDSYVLDGHVWALPVDAACQVAALAPGRMDPRELRAWALRPPSWQVLADECQRPSGRMSLPLAGPHALLAWASVCRSRGVPLVDARGYVAPESLGVECLELLARVVSCCDAEALSDNPIGLLDRVARGYLDYCPAVFGYVTYACQNDVVFLDAPRWSDLSCSGSTLGGVGVAISSRVTDPSALVDYVLWLTSEAAQRTFLPDHGGQPMRESAWGDERVNDLSNDFYSGTLRTCRSAWVRPRWAGFSPVQERASAEVRAYLMAGGDVRATVRGVRDLLLDGSRTISGGRRPSGRAAQGVREADR
- a CDS encoding acetoacetate--CoA ligase, which translates into the protein MRFCGSGQVPLDEFSAWLGSRDGVRFDSYERLWQWSVDDVERFWARLVEFYELPLRGDLGKVRTAGAMPRCVWFPDAYINWAEVILTPAVDQRMKDRPAIIGYDENLTNSVLTWAQLSQQVASLAAALRDLGVAKGDVVAGVLTNCPETVVSLLATACIGAVWAVCSPEYGYQGVVNRMGQLSPKVLIGVDAYEYGGHRWDQRGQLERVADALPSLRTKIVVSRTGNDTSWEGWSRFTDLVTDLASPCYANTAFNDPLWVLFTSGTSGQPKGIVHTHGGMVLEGLKTNSLHRGLTPGDRYYAAGNTSWVIWNQLVLSMLTGATIVTYDGSPKYPDVLRHFEVLHRAEATAFFVGSAYLHLVYEEGVHPARQYGRGTLSQVFTSGSVFRPAAWRWLQAGFGDDVRVTSESGGTEVASAFIGPNAWTRPRPGVIDGPMLATDVQVWDDSGRQIRDRMGELVIVQAMPSMPVELWGDEDGTAYLSTYFSRFPGTWLHGDWATRYSHGGFVVHGRSDATLNKNGVRVGTAEVYNALTRVREIRDSLIVGIELEDGEYFMPLFVALAAGSEWSEGLFEEVTTRIRADASHHHLPDVVVPVPAIPVGKTGKKLDILVKRILLGRVHRGDAVCESASDPDDLDWFFGFASRLRSGWRPSGCFQEVPSARG